The DNA sequence GCATATATTCCGCCGAGATCACCTCTTCCTTACCATCATAAAGACGACACATGAGCTCGCGATGATGCACACGACCATCACGGGTTACCGCCGGTTTCTGGTACAGCCGCGGACCGCCGCGGCTGAGCATTTGCTCGATGAGCGTACGCCAGCGCACATTGCCGCGCCCTTTCTCCGGCAACGAGTCGTCATAAACGGACCAGCTGTTGCTGCCCTGTAATACCGCGTTACGCGTTGCCGCTTCCGCATGCTCCATCACCTGGGCCGCCGTTTGACCGCTACGGAAAGCGCAGATTCCGATATGCATCATATCGTCACGATCGAGAATTCGCGTCGGCGGCAGGGCGTCCATGGCCTTCAATAGCAATCCGGCGATGCTATCCGCCTCTTTTAACGTGCGATGAGGCAGCAGGACGGCAAAATCGCTGCGGTGGTAGCGAGCCAGCAGCGCGCCGGGATAGCGCATAATAAAAGTAGAGAGCAGATTGACCAGCGTAAAGTAATGCTCCTCGGTCGCTCCACGCCCCCAGTTGTCGCTCAGCAGGTCAAAATCCGGCAAGCGGATCATCATAACAATACCGTATGAGCCGACTTTCTCCTGATCTTCAAGCAGCGTCGTCAGCTGATTATCAAAGAAGAGGCGGTTGCTCAGCCCGGTTTTCGAATCCTGCGCGACATAGGAACGAATCAGGGTATCCATGCGGCTGCGCTGATCGCTGGCAAACTGAAGTTCTGATAGCAACATATCCAGCGCACTACTGATGTTAGCAGGCCATTCATGTACCGACCCACGCACCTGCGGCCCTCGTTCGCCGTTAAGAATACGCGCAGCACGAAGTTCCAGTAGCTCCTGGCCCGCCAGCTGACGACGGATCCAGCGCACGGAAAAAAAGATAATCAACACCATAAAACCAATAGCGATGGAAAGCGGTGCGGTGATGTGTAGCGAACGGAAGTAATTAGCCATCGGATCCAGATAAACCAGATGGATGGACATTCCGGGATGCTTGAGCGACGGAACCGTGATATTGCGGAACTGATTGCTGGTCCCTAAAGGGCGATAATTATCGGTACGTGAATGGCTATAGAGCGATTTACCGTTGAGCTGAAAATCAACGCGCACCACTTCAACCGGCGTCATCAGCTCATCCATCTGAGGTTCAAGCTGGTCAAAAGACACAGAGGCCAGGCGGTTATCCAGCATCGTCGCCACCGCCTGAATGCGGTTGGTCATTTTTAGCTGAATGCCGTTATAAAAACTCAGCGAAGCGCCAACCAGCGTGACAAAGATGGTCAGGCTAGTGAGTAGCGTGACAAAGGCTGAGAATTTCGTCGTTAATCGCATCCCTGTGTTAACTCCGCGTGTGAATGACTACCCGATAAACATCCGGGCTCATGTGCTGGCGCCTAAACTAGAGTAAGCACTAACTTTCTAAAGAGCGACGCATACTACCAAAGCTGGCGCATCTGGCAATTTATTGCGTTACATCGGTGTAATAATGCCGTTAGCGAGTATAGTCTGCAGAAAAAATTTTCCAATCACCCAACCTATGAGGACCGGCGCATGCAGGCTTTAATCTTAGAACAGCAGGATGGCAAAACTCTCTCTTCGGTGCAAACCATTGATGCCAGCCAACTGCCGCAGGGTGATGTGACAGTGGACATCCAATGGTCGAGCCTTAACTATAAAGATGCACTGGCTATCACTGGTAAAGGGAAAATCATCCGCAACTTTCCGATGATTCCTGGCATCGATTTCGCCGGTTTTGTCCATAGCAGCGAAGATCCTCGTTTCCACGCCGGGCAGCAGGTGCTGCTGACCGGATGGGGTGTTGGTGAAAATCACTGGGGCGGGCTGGCGGAACGCGCTCGCGTTAAAGGCGACTGGCTGGTGGCAATGCCTCAAGGCCTGGATGGACGTAAAGCTATGGCTATTGGTACCGCAGGTTTCACCGCGATGCTGTGCGTGATGGCGCTGGAGGACGCGGGGATTCGTCCTGAAGAGGGGGAAATCGTGGTCACCGGAGCCAGCGGCGGCGTCGGCAGCACCGCGGTCGCTTTGCTGCATCATCTGGGATACCAGGTGGCGGCGGTTTCCGGACGTGAAAGCACGCATGAGTATCTGAAAGCCCTCGGCGCCCAGCGT is a window from the Klebsiella oxytoca genome containing:
- a CDS encoding MDR family oxidoreductase, with amino-acid sequence MQALILEQQDGKTLSSVQTIDASQLPQGDVTVDIQWSSLNYKDALAITGKGKIIRNFPMIPGIDFAGFVHSSEDPRFHAGQQVLLTGWGVGENHWGGLAERARVKGDWLVAMPQGLDGRKAMAIGTAGFTAMLCVMALEDAGIRPEEGEIVVTGASGGVGSTAVALLHHLGYQVAAVSGRESTHEYLKALGAQRILSRDEFAETRPLEKQLWAGAVDTVGDKVLAKVLAQMNYGGCVAACGLAGGFALPTTVMPFILRNVRLQGVDSVMTPAARRAEAWQRLVRDLPESFYAHSATEISLAEAREFADKIMSNQIQGRTLVKIA
- the csrD gene encoding RNase E specificity factor CsrD codes for the protein MRLTTKFSAFVTLLTSLTIFVTLVGASLSFYNGIQLKMTNRIQAVATMLDNRLASVSFDQLEPQMDELMTPVEVVRVDFQLNGKSLYSHSRTDNYRPLGTSNQFRNITVPSLKHPGMSIHLVYLDPMANYFRSLHITAPLSIAIGFMVLIIFFSVRWIRRQLAGQELLELRAARILNGERGPQVRGSVHEWPANISSALDMLLSELQFASDQRSRMDTLIRSYVAQDSKTGLSNRLFFDNQLTTLLEDQEKVGSYGIVMMIRLPDFDLLSDNWGRGATEEHYFTLVNLLSTFIMRYPGALLARYHRSDFAVLLPHRTLKEADSIAGLLLKAMDALPPTRILDRDDMMHIGICAFRSGQTAAQVMEHAEAATRNAVLQGSNSWSVYDDSLPEKGRGNVRWRTLIEQMLSRGGPRLYQKPAVTRDGRVHHRELMCRLYDGKEEVISAEYMPMVLQFGLAEEYDRLQITRLLPFLGFWPEEKLALQVTVESLIRPRFQRWLRDTLMQCEKSHRRRIIFELAEADVCQYIGRLQPVMRLVNALGIRVAVIQAGLTLVGTSWIKQLDVEVIKLHSGLSRNIEKRSENQLLVQSLVEACKGMPIQVFATGVLSRSEWQVLSQCGVTGGQGEFFAASQPLDTNVKKYSQRYSV